The genomic interval GAACGGGCATGGCCAGCAGCGAGTCGACGACGCGGGGAGGGCGCGCACCCGCTCTGCATGTCCTCGCCCACACCTCGTCCACCCAGGACGCCGCCCGTGATCTGCTCCGCTCCGGGGTCGAGCCCCCGTTCGCGGTCCTCACGCGGGACCAGCGCAGCGGGCGCGGGCGCCTCGGACGTCCGTGGAGCACGCCGCCGGGCGGAGGACTCGCTCTCACGCTCGTCCGCGCGAGCGGGATCGGGCCCGGGATGCGCTCCTGGTACCCGCTGGTGACGGGCCTCGGCGCGCTCGAGGCCCTGCGCGGTGCGACCGGCGCGGGCGGGGGCATCGGACTCAAGTGGCCCAACGACCTGCTCACCGCCGATGCGCGCAAGCTCGGCGGCATTCTTCTCGAGGGCGACGGGCCCGGTCACGTGCTGGTGGGCATCGGGGTCAACCTCGCCGGCCCCGTCGAGCTCGCCGACGCCTCGGCACTGCCCCCGGCCTGGCTCTGGGGCGAGGACGGCAT from Brachybacterium kimchii carries:
- a CDS encoding biotin--[acetyl-CoA-carboxylase] ligase; the encoded protein is MASSESTTRGGRAPALHVLAHTSSTQDAARDLLRSGVEPPFAVLTRDQRSGRGRLGRPWSTPPGGGLALTLVRASGIGPGMRSWYPLVTGLGALEALRGATGAGGGIGLKWPNDLLTADARKLGGILLEGDGPGHVLVGIGVNLAGPVELADASALPPAWLWGEDGIASADPGPVASARDAAARALAAAIAEGVERELALLDAHEGDAMASGQRERYGMACLTLGREVRFDDLSATSVPGSRAPAAHMPDGGATARALRLDADGRLVLGLPEGAERVVSVGDVRHLRTLDGDPPPAPPGATAATSAPASPDDIQETHP